A portion of the Fusobacterium perfoetens ATCC 29250 genome contains these proteins:
- a CDS encoding OsmC family protein translates to MAIKTYKAFAEKIEGLKVKATARDFSIILDEPENQGGNNEGMNPVELALCSLSACQTITAIIFADFYGIPLEDIKIEAVGEMDSDGFSNPNVRTGFQKISFKFHIKSSASKFQIEELVKIVEKMCPVGDSLKNNVILEKPEIILE, encoded by the coding sequence ATGGCAATAAAAACTTATAAAGCTTTTGCTGAAAAAATAGAAGGATTAAAGGTTAAAGCTACTGCAAGAGATTTTTCAATTATTTTGGATGAACCTGAAAATCAAGGAGGAAATAATGAAGGAATGAATCCAGTTGAATTAGCTTTATGTAGTCTTAGTGCCTGTCAAACTATAACTGCTATTATATTTGCTGATTTTTATGGAATACCTTTAGAAGATATAAAAATAGAAGCAGTAGGAGAAATGGATAGTGATGGATTTAGTAATCCAAATGTCAGAACAGGATTTCAAAAAATTTCTTTTAAATTTCATATAAAAAGTTCAGCTTCTAAATTTCAAATTGAAGAATTAGTAAAAATAGTAGAAAAAATGTGTCCAGTAGGAGATTCTTTAAAAAATAATGTTATATTAGAAAAACCTGAAATTATTCTAGAATAA
- a CDS encoding cupin domain-containing protein, translating to MAENEKVVLSGKIEDLPKIDAGMHMLGGTKRVVFGPERFWPTHVMRCFTLVPGGKAAKNHHPWVHWFVCIQGKGKFQIEEEIYDLEPGTWVYVPEEANHSFWNVSETENLVSLCIVTKEGDTDPLALTRGC from the coding sequence ATGGCAGAAAATGAAAAAGTAGTATTATCTGGAAAAATAGAAGATTTACCTAAAATTGATGCAGGAATGCACATGTTAGGAGGAACAAAGAGAGTTGTTTTTGGACCAGAAAGATTTTGGCCTACTCATGTTATGAGATGTTTTACTTTAGTTCCTGGAGGAAAAGCAGCTAAAAATCATCATCCTTGGGTGCATTGGTTTGTATGCATTCAAGGAAAAGGAAAATTTCAAATTGAAGAAGAAATATATGATTTAGAACCAGGAACATGGGTTTATGTTCCTGAAGAAGCAAATCATTCATTTTGGAATGTTTCTGAAACAGAAAATTTAGTTTCTTTATGTATAGTTACTAAAGAAGGAGATACAGATCCTTTAGCATTAACAAGAGGATGTTAG